The Metabacillus schmidteae nucleotide sequence CTTTCTTATTAGATGCCAACTGTTCATTCCACTCTTTGTTATCACCTTGTTTCCCATCTTGTTTCAATAATTGTTGAAGAACTAATTTAGCGTCTCCCACAATTGGAATTTGTGTAGGAACATTTTTACCAATTTCAGCTGGATCAATATCAATATGAGCGATTGTTGCTTTTTTCGCAAAATGTTGAAGATTACCTGTTACACGGTCATCAAATCTAGCACCAACACTGATCAATAAGTCGCAGTCGTAAATTGCCATATTCGATGTATAGGTTCCGTGCATACCTGCCATCCCTAAAAACAGTGGATGATCAGAAGGAAAACCGCCTAATCCTAATAATGTATTCGCAACAGGAATTTGTTGTTGTTCCGCATATAATCTTAATTCCTCATGTCCGCTTGCATGTAGCACACCCGCACCTGCCAAAATAACGGGCTTTTTCGCTCTACTTACTGCCTCTACTAATTTACGAATTTGTAGGTAATTCGGTTCACTAGTTGGTTGATATCCTGGAAGATTCACTTCCATATCATAGGAGAAATCTCCTTCAATCGTTGCGATATCTTTAGGAATATCTATTAAAACTGGACCTGGTCTTCCTGTAGTTGCAATATGAAAAGCTTCTTTGACAATCCTTGGAAGATCATTCACTTCACGTACTTGGTAATTATGCTTTGTGATTGGAGTTGTAATTCCCAATATATCCGCTTCCTGGAAGGCATCGGATCCAATCACAGATGATGCAACCTGCCCTGTAAAAACAACTAATGGAAGTGAATCAATCATCGCATCCGCCAGTCCGGTAACTAGATTGGTAGCACCAGGTCCGGATGTTGCTATGACAACTCCAGGTTTTCCTGAAACTCGTGCATACCCTTCTGCAGCATGGATACCACCTTGCTCATGGCGTGATAGAACATGAAATAAACCAGAATCATACAAGCTGTCATAGATCGGTAATACAGCACCACCGGGATACCCAAAAATAACTTCAACCTTTTCCTTCTTTAAAGATTCGATAAGCATTTGGGACCCCGACATTGTGTTTGTACATTTGGCAGTTGAACTGTTCAACTGTACATTTGTACTCATTTTCTTTCCTCCCTTTCTTGGCGTAAGTTTAGCCTTTATGTTTTTTACAAAAATTCAATTTATTCAGCATATAAAAAACCTTCCCACCCCTCATAAGACTCCACATAAAAATTGTGTGCCAAAGGGGCGAAAAGGTTAAGAAACATTTTCGCGGTACCACCCTTCTTCATGGTCATAACCTGACCACCTTACGAACAGATCACCTGTTCACTTTGATAACGAGTACCGAAGAATGGGACTCGGTTAATCCTACTAATGTTCAGATTAACACTCAGAGGCGAGTTCATCTTTGGGAATATCACCGGCTTCCAGCTACCCCGGTTCTCTGTAGATACTTTACCAAAAACTACTTTTCCTCTTCACCGTTTTACTATATGCAAATCATTAGCTTACATGAAGACTTTCAGGTATATTTTCTACCTTAACGCCCTCTTCAACAACTTTCTTACGAAAAGCTCCTAAAAGCTTCTTCGTTTCCTCACCTGGGACACCGGTTCCTATCGTGCGTCCATCTACTTTAACAACTGCTATGACCTCTGCCGCAGTACCGGTTAAGAAAACCTCTTCGGCTGTATATACATCGTGACGAGTAAATGGCTCCTCACGTACTTCATAACCCAATTCAGTAGCTATATCAATAATGGCATTTCTTGTAATGCCTTCTAGAGCTCCTATATATCCAGGGGGAGTTAATAACTTCCCATTTTTCAAGATAAATATATTGTCAGCAGAACCTTCTGCAACATAACCTTGATCATTCAGCATTAAAGCTTCACTCACATTGGCTAAATGTGCTTCGATTTTAACTAACACATTGTTTAAATAATTTAGCGATTTTACTTTTGGACTTAATACATCTGGTCTGTTTCTTCTCGTTGCAACTGTCACGATATCAATCCCTGTTTCATACAAATGCTTAGGAAAGATCGATAGAGGTTCAACGATAATGACTGTATTTGCCCGTTTACAATTATATGGATCTAATCCAAGGTCACCAGTTCCTCTTGAAACAACTAATCGAATGTACGCATCGCTTAAACCGTTCTTTTTTACAGTTTCAACGACTAATTCAGTTAATTCTTCCTGGGAGTAGGGAATGGTTAGCATAATTGATTTTGCCGATTGATATAATCGATCCATATGCTCCTTCATCCTAAAAATATTCCCACTGTAAACCCGAATACCTTCGAATACTCCATCACCGTATAAAAAACCGTGATCATAAACTGATATTTTTGCATCTTCTTTCTTTACAAAATCATCATTTAGAAATATCCACTGGTCACCCATAAGAGCACGCCTTTCTTAAAAAAGTTCAAAAATCAGACCACTGAACATTATATTTGTAAAGGAAGTTTAGAAAATAAATTTGAATTTTCTATACTTTTTAAAATGTTCGTGTAACTTTTATTTGAACTTATATTACGCTCAATAAATCCAAGTGTCAACAGTGTTTCAAGAATTATTTGATAATTTAGATTACTTGAATTATTTGTATACGCTTACATCGTTGGTATAATTGGAAAGGCTATTTTTAAAAAAAAGTATAAATTTTTTAAAAATCGACATATTCGGAATTTTGTTTGTGAAGGAGTTTCTCTGTAAGATTTTTAAAAGAGG carries:
- the ilvB gene encoding acetolactate synthase large subunit, with translation MSTNVQLNSSTAKCTNTMSGSQMLIESLKKEKVEVIFGYPGGAVLPIYDSLYDSGLFHVLSRHEQGGIHAAEGYARVSGKPGVVIATSGPGATNLVTGLADAMIDSLPLVVFTGQVASSVIGSDAFQEADILGITTPITKHNYQVREVNDLPRIVKEAFHIATTGRPGPVLIDIPKDIATIEGDFSYDMEVNLPGYQPTSEPNYLQIRKLVEAVSRAKKPVILAGAGVLHASGHEELRLYAEQQQIPVANTLLGLGGFPSDHPLFLGMAGMHGTYTSNMAIYDCDLLISVGARFDDRVTGNLQHFAKKATIAHIDIDPAEIGKNVPTQIPIVGDAKLVLQQLLKQDGKQGDNKEWNEQLASNKKEYPLVYKESDTELKPQNILELIHKWTNGEAIVTTDVGQHQMWAAQYYNFNNPNRWVTSGGLGTMGFGLPSAIGAQLADRNSTVIAVLGDGGFQMTLQELGVIHELNLPIKVVILNNGALGMVRQWQEIFYEERYSHSKFVTQPDFVKLSEAYSINSVRIVNEEGWEEKLKAAILSDEPVLLDIHVSKDENVYPMVAPGKGLHEMVGVKL
- the ilvE gene encoding branched-chain-amino-acid transaminase; this encodes MGDQWIFLNDDFVKKEDAKISVYDHGFLYGDGVFEGIRVYSGNIFRMKEHMDRLYQSAKSIMLTIPYSQEELTELVVETVKKNGLSDAYIRLVVSRGTGDLGLDPYNCKRANTVIIVEPLSIFPKHLYETGIDIVTVATRRNRPDVLSPKVKSLNYLNNVLVKIEAHLANVSEALMLNDQGYVAEGSADNIFILKNGKLLTPPGYIGALEGITRNAIIDIATELGYEVREEPFTRHDVYTAEEVFLTGTAAEVIAVVKVDGRTIGTGVPGEETKKLLGAFRKKVVEEGVKVENIPESLHVS